In Nymphaea colorata isolate Beijing-Zhang1983 chromosome 5, ASM883128v2, whole genome shotgun sequence, one genomic interval encodes:
- the LOC116254139 gene encoding phytochrome B-like: MASGSKGSHPDQQANKAIAQYNLDARLHAVFEQSGESGRSFDYSQSVKSTVESVPEQQIVAYLSKIQRGGKVQPFGCTLAIDESSFRVVAFSENAVEMLDLTPQSVPTLGLTAGESLLGVGTDVRMLFTPSSALLLEKAASAREITLLNPVWVHSRSSGKPFYAILHRIDVGIVIDLEPARSVDPALSIAGAVQSQKLAVRSISRLQSLPGGDIGLLCDTVAEIVRELTGYDRVMVYKFHEDEHGEVVAESKRDDLEPYLGLHYPATDIPQASRFLFKQNRVRMIHDCNATPVRVIQDPALLQPLCLVGSTLRAPHGCHAQYMANMGSIASLAMAVIISSGNEDDLGHGGGVGAAGGGASTSGRQPVTKLWGLVVCHHSSPRSIPFPLRYACEFLMQAFGLQLNMELHLAAQLMEKKILRTQTLLCDMLLRDSPTGIVTQSPSIMDLVKCDGAALYFQGSCWLLGVTPTEAQIKEIAEWLLTCHGDSTGLSTDSLADAGFPGAASLGDAVCGMAAANIFSRDFLFWFRSHTAKEIKWGGAKHDPEDKDDGQRMHPRSSFKAFLEVVKSKSLPWENAEMDAIHSLQLILRDSFRDAAAAVAQEGGSKMMIDGQLGEPMLQGMDELSSVAREMVRLIETATAPIFAVDASGLINGWNAKVAELTGLTVEEAMGRSLVHDLVHSESAEVVDRLLSRALKGEEDKNVEIKLKTFGTQQQKKAIYVIVNACSSKDYTDNIVGVCFVGQDITGQKVVMDKFVHIQGDYKAIVHSPNPLIPPIFACDLNTCCSEWNTAMEVLTGWEKDDVIGKLLVGEVFGSCCRLKGPDALTKFMIILHGSIGGQDADKLPFAFFDRKGKYVQALLTANKRISMEGQIIGAFCFLQIASPELQHALEVQRKQEKKCMARMKEMAYIYQEVKNPLSGIRFTNALLQNTNLTEDQRQFVETSAACERQMMNILRDVELERVEDGSLELDVAEFLLGSVVNAVVSQVMILLREKNLQLIREIPEEIKLMTLYGDQLRFQQVLADFLLNIVRYTPSSEGWVELQIRPSLTTGGTELAHLEFRMACPGEGLPAELVQDMFHKSRWVTREGLGLKMCRKILKLMGGEVQYIRESERCYFLIVIELPIRRGTKNVKL, from the exons ATGGCGTCGGGGAGCAAGGGGAGCCACCCGGACCAGCAAGCGAACAAGGCGATTGCGCAGTACAATCTGGACGCGAGGCTGCACGCAGTGTTCGAGCAGTCGGGGGAGTCCGGGAGGTCGTTCGATTACTCGCAGTCGGTGAAGTCCACGGTGGAGTCCGTGCCAGAGCAGCAGATCGTTGCCTATCTGTCCAAGATTCAGCGAGGGGGAAAGGTGCAGCCCTTCGGGTGTACGCTTGCCATCGACGAGTCGAGCTTCCGGGTCGTCGCTTTCAGCGAGAACGCCGTAGAGATGCTGGACCTAACGCCGCAGTCGGTCCCGACCTTGGGCCTCACCGCCGGCGAGTCCCTCCTGGGAGTGGGAACCGACGTCCGCATGCTCTTCACCCCCTCGAGCGCGCTCCTCCTCGAGAAGGCCGCGAGCGCCCGGGAAATCACGCTCCTCAACCCCGTGTGGGTGCACAGCCGGAGCTCCGGCAAGCCCTTCTACGCCATCCTCCACAGGATCGATGTCGGAATCGTAATCGACCTCGAGCCCGCTCGCTCCGTCGACCCCGCCCTCTCAATTGCCGGCGCCGTGCAGAGCCAGAAGCTCGCTGTCCGCTCTATTTCTCGCCTTCAGTCCCTTCCCGGCGGCGACATCGGCCTCCTCTGCGATACTGTCGCTGAGATCGTCCGAGAACTCACCGGCTACGACCGCGTAATGGTGTACAAGTTTCACGAGGACGAGCACGGTGAAGTTGTGGCCGAGAGCAAGCGGGACGATCTCGAGCCCTACTTGGGGCTGCACTACCCGGCCACCGACATCCCCCAGGCGTCGCGCTTCCTCTTCAAGCAAAACAGGGTGAGGATGATTCACGATTGCAATGCCACGCCCGTCCGGGTGATTCAGGATCCTGCTCTCCTTCAGCCGCTGTGTCTCGTTGGTTCCACTCTCAGGGCTCCACATGGCTGCCACGCTCAATACATGGCAAACATGGGTTCGATTGCTTCTCTGGCCATGGCGGTCATAATCAGCAGCGGCAATGAGGATGATCTGGGCCACGGTGGTGGTGTAGGTGCCGCCGGAGGTGGTGCTAGCACTTCAGGCAGGCAGCCCGTGACGAAGCTCTGGGGTTTGGTGGTGTGCCACCACTCATCCCCAAGGTCGATTCCGTTCCCTCTGCGCTATGCCTGCGAGTTCCTAATGCAGGCATTTGGTCTTCAGCTCAATATGGAGCTCCACTTGGCCGCTCAGttgatggagaagaagattcTCAGGACGCAGACCCTTCTCTGCGACATGCTTCTTCGCGACTCTCCGACGGGAATTGTCACGCAGTCGCCGAGCATCATGGATTTGGTTAAGTGTGATGGAGCGGCTCTCTATTTCCAGGGCAGTTGCTGGTTGCTTGGGGTGACTCCCACAGAGGCGCAGATCAAGGAGATCGCCGAGTGGTTACTTACCTGCCATGGCGATTCCACTGGGCTCAGCACTGATAGTCTCGCGGATGCGGGTTTCCCAGGTGCCGCTTCGCTTGGTGATGCGGTCTGCGGTATGGCCGCTGCGAACATCTTCTCGAGAGACTTCTTGTTTTGGTTCCGGTCGCACACGGCGAAGGAAATCAAGTGGGGAGGTGCGAAGCACGATCCGGAGGACAAGGACGATGGGCAGAGGATGCACCCGCGATCTTCGTTCAAGGCCTTCTTGGAGGTGGTTAAGAGCAAGAGCTTGCCGTGGGAAAACGCAGAGATGGACGCCATTCACTCGCTTCAGTTGATCCTGCGAGACTCGTTCCGGGACGCTGCTGCTGCTGTGGCGCAGGAGGGTGGATCAAAGATGATGATTGATGGACAGCTCGGGGAGCCGATGCTACAGGGAATGGACGAGCTTAGCTCCGTTGCTCGGGAGATGGTTAGGTTGATAGAGACGGCCACAGCTCCAATTTTCGCTGTAGATGCATCGGGCCTTATCAATGGCTGGAACGCCAAAGTGGCAGAGTTGACAGGTTTGACGGTGGAGGAAGCCATGGGACGGTCCTTGGTTCATGATCTTGTTCACAGCGAATCAGCTGAAGTTGTGGATAGGCTTCTTTCTCGTGCTTTAAAAG GTGAAGAAGACAAGAATGTGGAGATCAAGCTTAAGACTTTTGGCACACAGCAGCAGAAAAAGGCCATATATGTGATAGTAAATGCCTGTTCAAGTAAGGATTACACTGATAATATAGTTGGTGTGTGCTTCGTTGGCCAAGACATCACTGGTCAAAAGGTTGTGATGGATAAGTTTGTCCACATCCAGGGTGACTATAAAGCTATTGTCCACAGTCCAAATCCATTAATTCCACCAATCTTTGCTTGTGACTTGAACACTTGCTGTTCAGAGTGGAATACTGCAATGGAAGTGCTAACTGGTTGGGAAAAAGATGATGTCATTGGAAAACTACTCGTTGGGGAGGTTTTTGGCAGTTGCTGTCGGCTAAAGGGCCCAGATGCATTGACAAAGTTTATGATCATCCTACATGGTTCTATTGGTGGTCAAGACGCAGATAAGTTACCGTTTGCATTTTTTGACAGGAAAGGGAAATATGTCCAGGCACTTTTGACAGCAAACAAGAGAATTAGTATGGAAGGCCAGATAATTGGAGCTTTTTGCTTTTTACAGATCGCAAGCCCTGAGTTGCAGCATGCACTTGAAGTCCAgaggaagcaagaaaaaaaatgtatggctAGAATGAAAGAAATGGCATATATCTACCAAGAAGTGAAAAACCCATTAAGTGGAATACGATTTACCAATGCTCTCTTGCAAAACACTAATTTAACTGAGGATCAGAGGCAGTTTGTTGAGACAAGTGCAGCATGTGAGAGGCAGATGATGAACATCTTAAGGGATGTAGAGTTAGAAAGGGTGGAAGATGG CTCCCTGGAACTTGATGTTGCTGAATTCCTGCTAGGCAGTGTTGTAAATGCTGTCGTTAGTCAAGTGATGATTCTTCTGAGAGAAAAAAATCTGCAGTTAATTAGAGAGATACCTGAGGAGATCAAGTTAATGACCTTATATGGTGATCAACTAAGGTTTCAGCAAGTTCTGGCCGACTTCTTACTAAACATAGTGCGATATACTCCAAGTTCAGAAGGTTGGGTTGAACTTCAGATCAGGCCAAGTTTAACAACTGGTGGGACTGAGTTGGCACATCTAGAATTCAG